The following coding sequences are from one Bacteroidales bacterium window:
- a CDS encoding arginine decarboxylase, which translates to MKTRYIDLIEQTFEFPTEEFKMIENELYWHNINLMDIVDQYGTPLRLTYLPSISRQIQKAKRIFNVAIAKADYKGEYYYAYCTKSSHFLHVIEEALKNDIHLETSSAFDINIIEKLYEDKKIDKDIYIICNGFKKQQYIENISRLINNGFQNTIAVIDHKDELFEYKIKKGIRAKLGIRIASEEEPQFTFYTSRLGIRYSDILPFYNLYVKNHPNFELKMLHFFINTGIKDSAYYWSELHKCVNVYAELKKICPTLDMLNIGGGFPIRNSLAFDYDYEYMAEEIIYQIKKICKEHGVPEPHIFTEFGTFTVGESGAVLFKILGGKQQNDKEMWYMIDGSFMTTLPDTWALNQRFILLALNHWDSEYQRVFLGGLTCDSHDYYHSEMHANAIYLPKFTPADPLYIGFFHTGAYQEALGGYGGIQHCLLPAPKHVLIYEDEDGEYYTRLFVKEQSYKSMLKILGY; encoded by the coding sequence ATGAAAACCAGATATATTGATTTGATTGAGCAAACTTTTGAATTCCCGACTGAGGAATTTAAAATGATAGAAAACGAATTATACTGGCACAACATCAATTTGATGGATATCGTTGACCAATATGGAACCCCTTTAAGACTCACTTATCTTCCCAGTATAAGCCGACAGATTCAAAAAGCAAAAAGAATTTTTAACGTAGCTATTGCAAAAGCCGACTACAAAGGTGAATATTATTATGCTTATTGCACTAAAAGTAGCCATTTCCTTCACGTCATCGAAGAAGCATTAAAAAATGACATTCACCTCGAAACTTCTAGTGCTTTTGACATCAACATCATTGAAAAACTTTACGAAGACAAAAAAATAGATAAAGATATTTACATCATTTGCAATGGTTTCAAAAAACAACAATACATCGAAAACATTAGTCGCTTGATTAATAACGGTTTCCAAAACACAATTGCTGTAATTGATCATAAAGATGAGCTATTTGAATACAAAATAAAGAAGGGAATTAGGGCAAAATTGGGCATTCGCATTGCTTCTGAAGAAGAGCCCCAATTTACATTTTACACTTCTCGCCTTGGGATCCGTTATAGTGATATTTTGCCCTTTTACAACTTATATGTAAAAAATCATCCCAATTTTGAGCTCAAAATGTTGCATTTTTTTATCAACACGGGAATCAAAGATTCTGCTTATTATTGGAGTGAACTACACAAGTGTGTTAACGTCTATGCAGAACTCAAGAAAATTTGTCCGACCCTAGACATGCTCAATATAGGTGGGGGTTTTCCAATAAGAAATTCCCTTGCTTTTGATTATGACTACGAATACATGGCAGAAGAAATTATTTATCAAATTAAGAAGATATGTAAAGAGCACGGTGTTCCAGAGCCTCATATTTTCACAGAATTTGGAACTTTCACAGTTGGCGAAAGTGGTGCAGTACTTTTCAAAATCCTTGGAGGCAAACAACAAAATGACAAAGAAATGTGGTATATGATTGACGGTAGCTTCATGACAACACTTCCTGACACATGGGCCCTGAATCAGCGATTTATTTTACTCGCTCTTAATCATTGGGATTCTGAATATCAAAGAGTTTTTTTAGGTGGTCTAACTTGTGATAGTCATGATTATTATCATTCTGAAATGCATGCCAATGCGATTTATCTTCCTAAATTCACACCTGCCGATCCCCTTTACATAGGTTTTTTTCATACGGGAGCATATCAGGAGGCCCTTGGAGGATATGGAGGTATCCAACACTGTCTTCTTCCAGCACCGAAGCATGTACTCATTTATGAAGATGAAGATGGTGAATACTACACACGACTCTTTGTTAAAGAACAAAGTTATAAATCTATGCTCAAAATACTAGGATATTAA
- a CDS encoding methyltransferase, with protein sequence MNLEVFNFRAFKVYQHEKVMKVNTDGVLLGVFSSEKPWEKVLEVGCGLGYISLMLAQKDSENILAIDINPIAVKICKLNFLINPWHYKMKVKHISLHEWVQQNQEKIDLIVTNPPYFVDAFPSPNPYKRLSRHSNEKWVDELIYASSFLTYEGQIHLAYPFISSFYVEKKFFLHGLHVHKQWIIRSFRTSYPYLRLLSFSKIKPEIVITENLIIQSDDLTYTEEYKTMVGSFLHI encoded by the coding sequence ATGAATCTTGAAGTTTTCAATTTTCGAGCTTTTAAAGTTTACCAGCACGAAAAAGTGATGAAAGTTAACACAGATGGTGTATTACTGGGTGTTTTTTCCTCTGAAAAACCTTGGGAAAAGGTACTTGAAGTTGGATGTGGTCTTGGTTACATATCCCTTATGCTAGCTCAAAAAGATTCTGAAAATATTTTGGCTATCGACATAAATCCTATAGCTGTCAAAATTTGCAAGCTAAATTTCCTGATCAATCCATGGCACTACAAAATGAAAGTCAAGCATATTTCTCTACATGAATGGGTTCAACAAAATCAAGAAAAAATTGACTTGATAGTCACGAATCCACCTTACTTTGTTGATGCTTTCCCCTCTCCAAATCCATATAAAAGGTTATCACGTCACAGCAATGAAAAATGGGTGGATGAACTCATTTATGCTTCGTCATTTCTTACATATGAAGGTCAGATTCATCTTGCTTATCCGTTTATTAGTTCATTTTACGTTGAGAAAAAATTTTTTCTACATGGGCTCCATGTTCATAAACAATGGATTATTCGATCTTTTCGAACTTCATATCCATATTTAAGGTTGCTTTCTTTTAGCAAAATAAAACCTGAAATTGTCATTACCGAAAATCTTATCATTCAATCGGACGATCTAACCTATACAGAAGAATATAAAACAATGGTTGGTTCATTTCTCCACATTTGA
- a CDS encoding M43 family zinc metalloprotease has protein sequence MKKGVWIVGILFFLRIVHGQVPFFFHADDVLLKNKITQNPEVIIKYLIFEENLKQLMTTLEHQYPKTDTLINGKRVIPVVFHIIHTYGSENISDEQVLDGLTLLNIDFNKLNPDTANTYHLFKSRAADCKIEFRLARKDPNGNCTSGIVRHYDPSTNFAYFETMAQYAWEPKHYMNVFVVKNIYPSDMSLPDGAFIGGMSPFPPNNPLSQMLTGGDTLKDGVLIRHDGVGSIGTATQMGGMPINMINRTFTHEAGHYFNLYHTFQNLMAGLIPSSSGCPSFLAPNGDEVSDTPPVDQATINTSVQCYPPGSRNTCTENPDEPDMIENYMDYQWGYCNNIFTLGQKARIDATLNGYRRSLWSKENLIKTGVLDTNTQLCSPIADFYTPSPMICQGGTVQFYDASFNGPVENWIWEFEGGTPSSSTQKNPLVTYDQGGIFKVKLKVFNSSGMDSLVKTNYIHVWSNSQVIDAPYFESFENGGQNNFLSINEAGGSWTLKTGTGCTGTKSMYVPNFQNGRGGSKDILVSPVYNLTTFTGQAVKISFKYAYAGKIIPGSIITPSDTAFDKFLVAISSDCGKTWQTKLSYSGPSWATANPTQNEFSPTSPSQWKTAEFIIPAGQVSQLNRMRIKFEFFSNGGNNLYLDDININLLSAGMEDLRSILKIYPNPVQDELHIDFTDVVTRSFTYVIYDIVGNEVVRGILYNTHEIINVAHLKSGTYCINLISDRENFSIMFVK, from the coding sequence ATGAAAAAAGGGGTTTGGATTGTTGGAATTTTATTTTTTTTACGAATTGTCCATGGACAGGTTCCTTTTTTCTTTCATGCAGATGACGTATTATTGAAGAATAAAATTACTCAAAATCCTGAGGTAATCATAAAATATTTAATTTTTGAAGAGAATCTTAAACAACTAATGACAACATTGGAACATCAATACCCAAAAACAGACACTCTTATTAATGGCAAGCGTGTTATACCTGTGGTGTTTCATATTATTCATACGTATGGATCTGAAAACATTTCTGATGAACAGGTCCTGGACGGGCTTACCCTTCTGAACATTGATTTTAATAAATTGAATCCTGATACAGCTAATACATATCATCTTTTTAAAAGCAGGGCAGCCGATTGTAAGATTGAATTTAGATTAGCACGAAAAGATCCCAATGGAAATTGCACCTCTGGTATTGTCAGACATTACGATCCCTCCACAAATTTTGCATATTTTGAAACCATGGCTCAGTATGCATGGGAACCCAAGCACTACATGAATGTTTTTGTCGTTAAGAACATCTATCCTTCCGATATGTCGCTTCCTGATGGGGCTTTTATAGGTGGCATGTCACCATTTCCACCTAATAATCCGCTATCACAAATGTTAACTGGTGGAGATACGCTCAAGGACGGTGTTCTAATTCGTCATGATGGTGTTGGATCTATAGGTACTGCTACGCAAATGGGGGGAATGCCTATCAATATGATTAACAGAACCTTCACCCATGAAGCGGGTCATTATTTCAATCTATATCATACTTTTCAAAACTTGATGGCTGGTCTTATTCCTTCTTCCAGTGGGTGTCCATCATTTTTAGCTCCAAATGGTGATGAGGTTAGCGATACCCCACCTGTCGACCAAGCAACAATTAATACATCAGTTCAATGTTATCCTCCTGGTAGCCGTAATACTTGCACCGAAAATCCTGACGAACCTGATATGATAGAAAATTACATGGATTATCAATGGGGTTATTGTAACAATATTTTCACTCTAGGTCAAAAGGCTAGAATAGATGCAACTCTTAATGGTTATCGGCGAAGTCTATGGTCCAAGGAAAACCTTATAAAAACAGGAGTTCTCGATACAAATACTCAATTATGCTCACCCATAGCTGACTTTTATACACCATCACCCATGATCTGCCAGGGAGGAACTGTGCAATTCTATGATGCTTCTTTCAATGGACCAGTGGAAAACTGGATTTGGGAATTCGAGGGAGGTACGCCTTCATCATCTACACAAAAAAATCCTCTGGTGACATACGATCAAGGTGGAATTTTCAAAGTAAAACTCAAAGTTTTTAACTCTAGTGGCATGGATAGTCTTGTGAAAACCAATTATATTCATGTTTGGTCAAACAGTCAGGTCATTGATGCTCCTTATTTTGAAAGTTTTGAAAATGGCGGGCAGAACAATTTTCTTAGTATTAATGAAGCAGGTGGATCTTGGACTTTGAAGACAGGTACTGGTTGTACAGGAACCAAATCGATGTACGTTCCTAATTTTCAAAATGGACGTGGGGGAAGCAAGGATATACTTGTAAGTCCAGTCTATAATTTAACTACCTTCACAGGGCAGGCTGTAAAGATTTCTTTTAAATACGCTTATGCTGGTAAAATAATTCCAGGAAGTATTATTACTCCGTCTGATACTGCTTTCGACAAGTTTCTTGTAGCTATTTCATCAGATTGTGGCAAAACATGGCAAACCAAATTAAGTTATTCAGGACCTTCATGGGCAACGGCTAATCCAACTCAGAATGAGTTTTCTCCTACCAGTCCTTCTCAATGGAAAACAGCTGAGTTTATCATTCCAGCTGGTCAAGTTTCTCAACTGAATAGGATGCGAATTAAGTTTGAATTTTTCTCTAATGGTGGAAATAATCTTTATCTTGACGATATAAACATAAATCTCTTAAGTGCCGGAATGGAAGATCTGCGGTCGATTTTGAAAATCTATCCCAATCCTGTTCAAGATGAGCTTCATATTGATTTTACCGATGTTGTAACACGTTCCTTTACTTATGTCATATATGATATAGTCGGAAATGAAGTAGTAAGAGGAATACTTTATAATACCCATGAGATAATAAACGTAGCACATCTTAAATCTGGCACTTATTGTATAAACTTGATTTCTGACAGGGAAAATTTTTCGATAATGTTTGTTAAATGA
- a CDS encoding T9SS type A sorting domain-containing protein, whose amino-acid sequence MKKIIFMIFIGGWVLSHSQIQPIPNGDFEQWIDYSLEYPTGYPFHSNSYEIVFALPPVSMKKVTDAYHGNFALKLTTVSYQAQDTIFGYAINVRPNDNPNTWKGGFPISGTPTGIKGYYKASLNGDQALILVQFCKTGNVIATYPFLISSSASTYTQFSFSFNPPLPTSPDTVQIGFASTNPFSGTPQVGSWIILDSISFTGISTQPSQLNGSFENWTTEIYSKIIDWNILGHPLSVNKSTDAYQGNYALHLKNFLQEDDSISIKGIIGTGKWVFDGFSWNLVGCRPYNRPYDTLVFAYKYYPSHDDTAQINIVFKKTGNQWPTYWININLTDTGVYTVVEEPFLIANAPDSLCIFISSSIDSHDSLIYVGSELFVDKLYLKSKPLVSLPDFALQKNIRLYPNPCQEFLTIEASQPIRTITILNAEGKILYSEAVHDVRFDGSISTLPPGPYQVRIQFDDMIWYKPFIKN is encoded by the coding sequence ATGAAAAAAATTATTTTTATGATTTTCATTGGAGGATGGGTTCTTTCTCATTCCCAAATTCAACCCATTCCAAACGGAGATTTCGAACAATGGATAGATTATTCATTGGAATATCCAACAGGTTATCCTTTTCATTCCAATTCATATGAAATCGTGTTTGCATTGCCACCTGTTTCTATGAAAAAAGTAACCGATGCGTATCATGGAAATTTTGCTCTGAAATTAACGACTGTCAGCTATCAAGCACAAGACACAATTTTTGGTTATGCGATCAATGTAAGACCAAATGATAATCCCAACACCTGGAAAGGTGGTTTTCCCATCAGTGGAACCCCTACTGGCATAAAAGGGTACTATAAAGCAAGTCTTAACGGAGACCAAGCTCTGATTTTAGTTCAATTTTGCAAAACAGGAAATGTTATTGCAACATATCCTTTCCTAATAAGTTCATCAGCATCTACATATACCCAGTTTTCCTTTTCATTCAATCCCCCATTACCCACAAGTCCAGACACAGTTCAAATTGGGTTTGCATCAACCAATCCTTTTTCTGGAACTCCCCAAGTAGGAAGTTGGATCATATTAGATAGCATTTCTTTCACTGGGATTTCCACTCAACCTAGTCAATTGAACGGTAGTTTTGAAAATTGGACGACAGAAATCTATTCTAAAATTATTGATTGGAACATTTTGGGTCATCCCCTTAGTGTAAATAAAAGTACTGACGCTTACCAAGGAAACTATGCTTTACATCTTAAAAACTTTTTACAAGAAGATGATTCAATTTCGATTAAGGGCATAATTGGAACAGGAAAATGGGTTTTCGATGGATTTTCATGGAATTTGGTTGGATGTAGACCCTACAATCGACCTTATGATACACTAGTTTTTGCATATAAATATTATCCTTCCCATGATGATACAGCTCAAATAAATATTGTTTTTAAAAAAACGGGAAATCAATGGCCTACATATTGGATTAATATTAATTTAACTGATACAGGTGTTTATACAGTTGTTGAGGAACCTTTTCTTATTGCTAATGCACCAGATTCACTTTGTATTTTCATATCATCAAGTATTGACTCACATGATTCCCTCATATATGTAGGATCAGAATTATTCGTAGATAAATTGTACTTAAAATCAAAGCCGTTGGTTTCTTTACCCGATTTTGCTCTACAAAAAAACATTCGTCTCTACCCCAATCCATGTCAGGAATTTTTAACCATTGAAGCTTCACAACCTATTAGAACCATTACCATTCTTAATGCAGAAGGAAAGATACTATATTCTGAAGCTGTTCATGATGTTAGATTTGATGGCTCTATTTCTACCCTTCCTCCAGGACCGTATCAGGTTCGAATTCAGTTTGACGACATGATTTGGTATAAACCTTTCATTAAAAATTAA
- a CDS encoding bifunctional 3,4-dihydroxy-2-butanone-4-phosphate synthase/GTP cyclohydrolase II, protein MKNKLDTIESALEDLRAGKIIIVVDDEDRENEGDFVAAAEKITPDIVNFMAKYGRGLICAPLTEERAEELKLDLMVKENTSLHETPFTVSVDLIGHGCTTGISASDRAKTIYALADPSTKPEDLGRPGHIFPLRAKKGGVLERAGHTEASVDLCRIAGLKPVAALVEIMNDDGTMARLPQLFEIAEKFELKIVSIKDLIAYRLKTESLIRKEEEVHLPTLYGTFKLIAFTQLTNNIIHLALVKGEVNTTEPVLVRVHSSCATGDIFGSYKCDCGPQLHKAMQMIEQEGKGLVLYMNQEGRGIGLINKLKAYHLQELGKDTVEANHALGFKDDERDYGIGAQIIRHLGIKKMRLITNNPVKRIGLESYGIEIVEIIPLIVQANPYNIHYLETKHNKMGHLFNPEELTD, encoded by the coding sequence ATGAAAAATAAATTGGACACTATTGAAAGTGCATTAGAAGATTTACGAGCTGGAAAGATCATTATTGTGGTCGACGATGAAGATCGTGAAAATGAAGGAGATTTTGTGGCAGCAGCAGAAAAAATAACTCCCGACATTGTTAATTTCATGGCTAAATACGGCAGAGGTCTTATTTGTGCTCCTCTTACCGAAGAAAGAGCAGAAGAACTAAAACTGGACTTAATGGTCAAAGAAAACACGTCTTTGCATGAGACACCTTTTACCGTATCAGTCGATTTAATCGGCCATGGATGTACCACAGGGATTTCAGCATCCGACAGAGCGAAAACCATTTATGCCCTTGCCGATCCATCCACCAAACCTGAAGATTTGGGACGCCCCGGTCATATCTTCCCTTTGAGAGCCAAGAAAGGTGGTGTTCTCGAACGTGCTGGTCACACAGAGGCCAGCGTAGATCTTTGTAGAATTGCTGGCCTAAAGCCCGTAGCAGCCCTTGTTGAGATCATGAACGATGACGGCACTATGGCACGCTTACCTCAACTTTTCGAAATTGCTGAAAAGTTTGAGTTAAAAATTGTTTCAATCAAAGATCTTATTGCTTACCGCTTAAAAACTGAAAGCCTCATTAGAAAGGAAGAAGAAGTCCATCTACCTACGCTTTATGGTACTTTTAAATTGATCGCTTTTACACAGCTTACAAACAACATCATTCACCTTGCTCTTGTCAAAGGTGAGGTCAACACCACTGAACCTGTTCTTGTAAGAGTACATTCTTCTTGTGCTACTGGCGATATTTTTGGCAGTTACAAATGTGATTGTGGTCCTCAATTGCACAAAGCCATGCAGATGATTGAGCAAGAAGGAAAAGGACTAGTTCTCTACATGAATCAGGAAGGACGTGGAATTGGTTTGATTAATAAACTAAAAGCTTATCATCTTCAAGAACTTGGCAAAGATACTGTAGAAGCTAATCATGCCCTTGGATTTAAGGATGACGAAAGAGATTATGGAATTGGTGCACAAATCATTCGACATTTAGGCATCAAAAAAATGCGACTTATTACCAACAATCCAGTCAAAAGAATCGGCTTAGAAAGCTATGGAATCGAAATCGTGGAAATCATACCCCTTATCGTCCAGGCGAATCCATACAACATCCATTATCTTGAAACTAAGCATAACAAAATGGGACATCTGTTTAATCCAGAAGAATTAACCGATTGA
- the dut gene encoding dUTP diphosphatase, protein MKVRIVNKSSNPLPSYTTAQSSGLDLQAHLDEPITLQPMGRALISTGIFIELPDGFEAQVRPRSGLAINHGITVLNTPGTIDADYRGEIKVILINLSDKPFTIRPGDRIAQLVISSVVRIEWDEVHSLQETIRGEGGFGHSGI, encoded by the coding sequence ATGAAAGTAAGGATAGTAAATAAGAGTAGCAATCCACTTCCATCATATACCACCGCTCAATCATCTGGTCTTGATTTGCAAGCACATCTTGACGAGCCTATAACTTTGCAACCCATGGGTCGTGCTTTAATATCAACTGGAATTTTTATAGAACTTCCTGATGGTTTCGAAGCACAGGTAAGACCAAGAAGCGGTCTAGCTATTAACCATGGAATTACAGTATTGAACACCCCTGGTACCATTGATGCTGACTATCGAGGAGAGATTAAAGTTATTCTCATTAACCTAAGTGACAAACCTTTTACCATTAGACCCGGAGATAGAATCGCACAACTCGTTATATCTTCAGTTGTTCGGATAGAATGGGATGAAGTTCATTCCCTTCAAGAAACCATCCGTGGTGAAGGAGGATTCGGTCATTCCGGTATTTAA
- a CDS encoding 30S ribosomal protein S16, with protein MAVRIRLQRHGRRKRPFYHLVVADSRAPRDGKFIEKLGYYDPLTQPATIEINFERALYWLSVGAQPTETASAILRFKGVLYKRHLDIGVQKGALTPEQAEAKFQEWLQKKELKLVELKKKYDYQKNLKREEQLKLERKKREEREKKKAALTSQESSQQDNPSDHT; from the coding sequence ATGGCAGTAAGGATTAGGTTACAACGCCATGGTAGAAGAAAAAGACCCTTTTACCATTTGGTCGTTGCAGACAGTCGGGCCCCACGTGATGGGAAATTCATTGAAAAGTTAGGATATTATGATCCTTTAACTCAACCCGCCACGATTGAAATAAATTTCGAGAGAGCCCTGTATTGGTTATCGGTTGGAGCACAACCTACAGAAACGGCATCAGCAATACTTCGCTTCAAGGGCGTACTTTACAAAAGACATCTAGACATAGGTGTCCAGAAAGGAGCTCTTACACCTGAACAAGCAGAAGCTAAATTTCAGGAATGGCTACAAAAGAAAGAATTGAAACTGGTAGAATTAAAGAAAAAATACGATTACCAAAAAAATCTTAAACGAGAAGAACAACTTAAGTTGGAACGAAAAAAACGTGAAGAAAGAGAAAAGAAAAAGGCTGCCCTTACTTCTCAAGAATCATCCCAACAAGACAATCCATCTGATCATACATAA